The proteins below come from a single Chryseobacterium nepalense genomic window:
- a CDS encoding ribose-phosphate pyrophosphokinase, whose amino-acid sequence MAHQLSYLFCTRTSKDLAEKIAQYYGKELGKINFQEFSDGEFEPVLDESVRGGRVFLIGSTFPPADNLLELLLMIDAAKRASAKSITVVLPYFGLARQDRKDKPRAPIGAKLVANLLTAAGATRVMTMDLHADQIQGFFEIPVDHLYASTIFVDYIRDLNLENLTIASPDMGGAKRAKNYAGHLGADVVIAYKERKKANVVEEMFLIGDVVGKNVILIDDMIDTAGTLCKAADILMEKGAKTVRAMATHGVLSGKAYENIENSKLLEVIVTDSIPVKNNLSSKIKVLSCAPLFADVMKMVHEHQSISSKFVI is encoded by the coding sequence ATGGCCCATCAGTTAAGTTATCTATTTTGTACAAGGACGAGCAAGGACTTGGCAGAGAAAATTGCCCAGTATTATGGGAAAGAATTAGGAAAAATAAACTTTCAGGAGTTCAGCGACGGAGAATTTGAACCGGTTCTGGACGAATCTGTAAGAGGAGGAAGAGTTTTCCTGATCGGATCCACATTCCCTCCGGCGGATAATCTTTTAGAACTTCTTCTAATGATTGACGCAGCAAAAAGAGCCTCTGCAAAAAGCATTACGGTAGTGCTTCCTTATTTCGGACTTGCCAGACAAGACAGAAAAGACAAGCCGAGAGCGCCAATCGGTGCAAAGCTTGTAGCCAACCTTTTAACGGCTGCAGGAGCAACCAGAGTAATGACGATGGATCTTCACGCAGATCAGATCCAGGGATTCTTTGAAATACCGGTGGATCATTTATATGCATCTACAATTTTCGTAGATTATATCAGAGACCTTAATCTTGAAAACCTTACGATTGCTTCTCCGGATATGGGTGGAGCTAAAAGAGCGAAAAATTATGCAGGGCACCTTGGTGCAGATGTAGTTATTGCTTATAAGGAAAGAAAAAAAGCAAACGTTGTAGAAGAGATGTTTCTTATCGGGGATGTAGTAGGTAAAAATGTGATTCTTATCGATGATATGATTGATACGGCAGGGACACTTTGCAAAGCTGCAGATATCCTGATGGAAAAAGGGGCGAAAACTGTAAGAGCCATGGCAACTCACGGCGTGCTTTCAGGAAAGGCTTATGAGAATATCGAAAACTCAAAGCTATTGGAAGTTATTGTAACTGACTCGATTCCTGTAAAAAATAATTTGTCATCTAAAATAAAAGTGCTATCTTGCGCCCCATTATTTGCAGACGTTATGAAGATGGTTCATGAGCATCAATCAATTAGCAGTAAGTTTGTTATTTAA
- a CDS encoding PSP1 domain-containing protein produces MSCGCKTSGDSAHSCGPKKTANGCENVDTCGNSYKLSVFDWLSNINNPAPNRCDFVEVRFKNDRKSFYKNVNNIPLHIGSVVTVESSPGHDVGVISLTGELVKIQMKKKKFSEESVQKIYRLANQKDLEVWQEARKKEENVKIEARKIAHRLGLEMKITDVEYQGDASKVTFYYTADNRVDFRQLIKDYAGAFRTKIDMKQIGFRQEAAKVGGIGSCGRELCCSTWLTDFRSVNTNVARYQQLSINPQKLAGQCGKLKCCLNYELDSYLDALSNFPSSSTTLDTEKGRAFCIKIDVFKKKMWFAYVENSIAWYDFDIDLVKKLIAKNKRGEKTLPLEELKQPETSFASIDLIQENNVDRFEKKGRGNNKNRNQNRPNNNQNNQNQGQKKNNNRPERQERPERSDRPQKQERPQNQNPNNQQKQQKNNPQQKPQLEKVEAAADSQVDKKPNPNKKKFKKKFPPKKDNNA; encoded by the coding sequence ATGAGTTGTGGATGTAAAACATCCGGCGATTCTGCACATTCTTGCGGACCCAAGAAGACCGCGAATGGCTGTGAAAATGTAGATACCTGTGGTAATAGTTATAAATTAAGTGTTTTTGACTGGCTTTCCAACATCAACAATCCCGCACCGAACAGATGTGATTTTGTTGAAGTTAGATTTAAAAATGACAGAAAATCGTTTTATAAAAATGTAAATAATATTCCATTACACATAGGTAGTGTTGTAACAGTAGAATCAAGTCCCGGACATGATGTAGGTGTGATAAGTCTCACCGGCGAACTGGTAAAGATTCAGATGAAAAAGAAGAAATTTTCTGAAGAATCTGTACAGAAAATATACAGGCTGGCCAACCAGAAAGATCTGGAAGTATGGCAGGAAGCACGAAAAAAAGAAGAAAACGTAAAAATAGAAGCGCGAAAAATCGCCCACAGGCTTGGTCTTGAAATGAAGATCACCGATGTGGAATATCAGGGTGACGCTTCAAAGGTTACGTTCTATTATACTGCTGATAATCGTGTAGATTTCAGACAGTTAATTAAAGATTACGCAGGAGCGTTCCGTACAAAGATCGATATGAAGCAGATCGGCTTCAGACAGGAAGCTGCAAAAGTGGGAGGAATAGGATCTTGTGGAAGAGAATTATGCTGCTCGACATGGCTTACGGATTTCAGATCTGTTAACACTAACGTTGCCCGATATCAGCAGCTGAGCATCAACCCTCAAAAGCTTGCAGGACAGTGTGGCAAACTTAAATGCTGTCTGAATTACGAGCTGGACAGCTATCTTGACGCATTGAGCAATTTCCCGTCTTCTTCAACAACACTTGATACAGAAAAAGGAAGAGCATTCTGCATAAAGATCGACGTTTTCAAAAAGAAAATGTGGTTTGCATACGTTGAGAATTCTATTGCCTGGTACGATTTTGATATTGATCTCGTTAAAAAACTGATTGCAAAAAATAAACGTGGCGAAAAAACACTTCCTCTGGAAGAACTGAAACAGCCTGAAACTTCGTTTGCAAGCATAGATCTGATTCAGGAAAATAATGTTGACCGTTTCGAGAAGAAAGGAAGAGGAAACAATAAAAACAGAAATCAGAACAGACCGAATAATAATCAGAACAACCAGAATCAGGGACAGAAAAAAAACAACAACAGACCTGAAAGACAGGAACGTCCTGAAAGATCCGACAGGCCTCAGAAGCAGGAAAGGCCACAAAATCAGAATCCGAACAATCAGCAGAAACAACAAAAAAACAACCCACAGCAAAAGCCCCAGTTGGAAAAAGTAGAAGCTGCAGCAGATTCTCAGGTTGACAAAAAACCAAACCCGAACAAGAAAAAATTTAAAAAGAAGTTTCCTCCAAAAAAAGACAATAATGCGTAA
- a CDS encoding G-D-S-L family lipolytic protein, with the protein MKKIIISTLAISALLFTTSCEDDFDQDVNDVVVTSGEANFSRYVALGNSLTSGYRDGALYSEGQNESYPSIIAQQMKLAGGGDFKQPLMPNNTGGFNNLPGFPGKLTLKVVNGSLTPVAGTPGGALDNVASGRPYQNMGVPGAKSFHLVAPGYGSLAGLATGTANPYFVRFASSATTSVLVDAISQVPTFFSLWIGNNDVLSYATNGGTNSQTVGGVTTYTAATVQPDTASPATYRSNDISNPNIVAGSIKAVLDGLKGAGVTKGVIANIPDVTNIPFFTRVPYNAIPLDAAKAQALNTQLYGPLKAVLTAYGQGSRINPVVAGNNPVLIIDNKLADLSAQLTAALAANGYTPTQAAFIGNAFGRARQAKQGELMLLTSSSLLGLDATTNQPATPSSLFIYGASFPIGDQYSLTADEVNNISTAVTAYNTSIRSMADSYGLAFVDMNKKMVELNSKSGITYNGVKYTATFVSGGTFSLDGVHLTGRGYAIVANEFIKSINAKYRSNLPQVDANKYSGVNFP; encoded by the coding sequence ATGAAAAAAATTATAATTTCTACATTAGCGATTTCCGCACTTTTATTTACAACGAGCTGCGAGGATGATTTTGATCAAGATGTAAATGATGTTGTAGTAACCAGTGGTGAAGCCAATTTTTCCAGATATGTTGCTTTGGGAAATTCATTAACATCAGGATACAGAGATGGTGCACTCTATTCGGAAGGACAAAATGAGTCTTACCCTTCCATTATTGCACAGCAAATGAAGCTTGCAGGAGGCGGTGATTTTAAACAGCCACTGATGCCTAATAATACAGGGGGCTTTAACAACTTGCCGGGTTTCCCTGGGAAACTTACTCTTAAAGTTGTTAACGGATCATTAACTCCCGTTGCCGGTACTCCCGGAGGAGCGTTGGACAATGTCGCTTCGGGAAGGCCTTACCAGAACATGGGTGTGCCGGGAGCAAAATCCTTTCATCTCGTAGCGCCTGGATACGGAAGTCTTGCAGGTCTTGCAACCGGAACGGCAAATCCTTATTTTGTGAGATTTGCTTCATCTGCCACAACTTCAGTTTTAGTTGATGCAATATCCCAGGTTCCTACTTTCTTCTCTCTGTGGATAGGAAACAATGATGTCCTTTCATATGCAACAAACGGAGGTACAAACTCTCAGACAGTGGGAGGGGTTACCACATACACGGCTGCAACGGTTCAGCCTGACACTGCAAGCCCTGCAACATACAGATCGAATGATATTTCGAATCCTAATATTGTTGCGGGTTCTATCAAAGCGGTTTTGGACGGTCTTAAAGGAGCAGGTGTTACAAAAGGAGTAATCGCCAATATTCCTGACGTTACCAATATTCCTTTTTTTACAAGAGTTCCTTATAATGCAATTCCTTTAGATGCAGCAAAAGCCCAGGCTTTAAACACACAGCTTTATGGACCTTTAAAGGCTGTTCTTACTGCATATGGGCAAGGAAGCAGAATTAACCCTGTCGTAGCTGGAAATAATCCTGTGCTTATTATCGATAATAAATTAGCTGATCTTTCGGCTCAGCTTACGGCTGCTTTAGCAGCAAATGGCTATACTCCTACTCAGGCGGCATTTATAGGTAATGCTTTCGGAAGAGCACGTCAGGCAAAGCAAGGAGAATTAATGCTTCTTACATCCAGCAGCTTATTAGGTTTAGATGCAACAACCAATCAGCCAGCTACTCCGAGTTCTTTATTCATCTATGGTGCAAGTTTCCCAATTGGTGATCAATATTCGTTAACAGCTGATGAAGTAAACAATATTTCTACAGCGGTAACTGCTTATAATACATCCATCAGATCAATGGCAGATTCCTATGGTTTAGCTTTTGTTGATATGAATAAGAAAATGGTAGAACTGAATTCAAAATCAGGGATCACTTATAATGGGGTGAAATACACCGCAACATTTGTTAGTGGAGGTACCTTCTCTCTCGATGGGGTACACCTTACCGGAAGAGGATATGCTATCGTAGCGAATGAATTTATCAAATCAATCAACGCGAAATACAGATCCAATCTGCCGCAGGTTGATGCCAATAAATATTCGGGGGTTAACTTTCCATAA
- a CDS encoding OmpP1/FadL family transporter, translated as MKKILVSTALLAGVLSYAGGFRVSLQGVKQLAMAHTSAHAEDASVAFFNPAGMSFIPSKLSIVAGGFGASNRVTFQNLNTLQTTETDNPLGTPIYAAVTYRPLEKLTVGFSFTTPFGSTIEWPNDWEGKEMVQKLELKSYYFQPMVSYKFNDWLAFGASYIYARGTVNWDRAVTQFGGQLNLDSKASGHGYSFGFYFRPDPKVDVSIAYRSPVDMKAKDGTATFKFPSTSIYPLLGLNSSGTDGFTATLPLVEEYTIGLTYKVTPKWLISADFNYHGWSRYTQLTLDFASAPLATGNADPTVVVAPKNFRNAKTFRLGTQYAFSNMIYGRLGAYYDESPYSDDHFIPETPSFNTYVVTGGVGFKLKQFGVDIAGGYAMPQSRNVNNKTLGFYGQAKATAYYFGLGLSYNPF; from the coding sequence ATGAAAAAAATATTAGTATCAACTGCATTATTGGCAGGTGTTCTATCTTATGCAGGAGGTTTCAGGGTTTCTCTGCAGGGGGTAAAACAATTGGCAATGGCACATACCAGTGCTCATGCTGAAGATGCGAGTGTGGCATTCTTCAATCCTGCAGGGATGTCATTCATTCCCTCGAAATTAAGTATTGTAGCCGGTGGATTTGGCGCAAGCAACAGAGTTACTTTTCAAAATCTGAATACATTACAGACTACAGAGACTGATAATCCTTTAGGAACGCCTATTTACGCTGCCGTAACATACAGGCCTCTTGAGAAACTGACTGTTGGTTTCAGCTTTACAACTCCTTTTGGAAGTACTATAGAATGGCCGAATGATTGGGAAGGAAAAGAAATGGTTCAGAAACTTGAACTGAAAAGTTACTATTTCCAACCTATGGTTTCTTATAAATTTAATGACTGGCTGGCTTTCGGAGCAAGCTATATTTATGCTAGAGGTACTGTAAACTGGGATAGAGCGGTTACTCAATTTGGAGGGCAGCTTAATCTTGATAGTAAAGCAAGCGGGCACGGATATAGTTTCGGCTTTTATTTCAGACCGGATCCTAAAGTGGATGTAAGTATTGCTTACCGTTCTCCTGTTGATATGAAAGCTAAAGATGGTACGGCGACATTTAAATTCCCATCTACATCAATCTATCCTTTGTTAGGCTTAAATTCTTCGGGAACAGACGGATTTACCGCAACATTACCTTTGGTTGAGGAATACACCATCGGTTTAACGTATAAAGTAACTCCGAAATGGTTGATCTCTGCAGATTTTAATTATCACGGATGGTCCAGATATACTCAGCTTACCCTCGATTTTGCAAGCGCTCCTCTGGCTACAGGAAATGCAGATCCAACAGTTGTGGTTGCTCCTAAAAATTTCAGGAATGCAAAAACATTCCGTTTGGGAACTCAGTACGCATTCAGCAATATGATTTACGGGCGTCTTGGTGCTTATTATGATGAATCGCCTTACTCTGATGACCACTTTATTCCGGAGACCCCATCTTTCAACACGTATGTTGTGACCGGTGGTGTAGGATTTAAACTAAAGCAGTTCGGGGTTGATATTGCAGGAGGTTATGCAATGCCTCAGTCACGAAATGTAAATAATAAAACCCTTGGTTTCTACGGACAGGCTAAAGCGACGGCTTACTATTTCGGTTTAGGTTTATCTTACAATCCTTTTTAA
- a CDS encoding gliding motility lipoprotein GldH has protein sequence MRKILGLFSLILLFSCNSSSKEEVIMNSVDNKWNKKSEQKFNLEVSDPQNPKNIIFVVRNNNEYPYSNIRFIVNFTDMQTKKKQTDTLNYVLAKPNGEWLGTGFGDTKETLFQYKLNYRFPTKGKYQIGLTQAMRNDILPGIEDIGVKIETAKP, from the coding sequence ATGCGTAAAATCTTAGGATTATTCTCGCTTATCCTTCTCTTCAGCTGTAATTCTTCTTCAAAAGAAGAAGTGATTATGAATTCTGTTGATAACAAGTGGAATAAGAAAAGCGAACAGAAATTTAATCTTGAAGTTTCGGATCCGCAAAATCCTAAAAATATTATATTTGTTGTAAGAAACAATAATGAATATCCTTACAGTAATATCAGGTTTATTGTAAACTTCACCGATATGCAGACCAAAAAAAAGCAGACTGATACGCTGAATTATGTTTTGGCAAAACCTAATGGAGAATGGTTGGGAACCGGCTTCGGTGATACAAAGGAAACTTTATTTCAGTATAAACTGAATTACAGATTTCCGACAAAAGGAAAATATCAGATTGGTCTCACTCAGGCTATGCGAAATGACATCCTTCCGGGAATCGAAGATATTGGAGTAAAAATAGAAACGGCTAAACCGTAA